The following proteins are encoded in a genomic region of Streptomyces lunaelactis:
- a CDS encoding ArsR/SmtB family transcription factor → MLDVTVIEDSAAAAVSLDPMRSRLLAELATGPASAAMLAGRVGLPRQKVNYHLKALERHGLVELAGERRKGNVTERLMRATAASYVISPLALAAVQPDPARFRDQLSARWMLAVAARLVRDVGTLITGATKARKRLATYALDGEVRFASAADRAAFVEELTQGVGALIAKYHDESAEGGRDHRIVVALHPTVKPDPHATRAIEEPS, encoded by the coding sequence ATGTTGGACGTGACCGTGATCGAGGACTCGGCGGCTGCCGCCGTCTCGCTGGACCCCATGCGTTCCCGGCTGCTCGCCGAGCTCGCCACCGGGCCCGCTTCGGCGGCCATGCTCGCCGGCCGGGTCGGGCTGCCCCGCCAGAAGGTGAACTACCACCTCAAGGCCCTGGAGCGGCACGGCCTGGTCGAGCTGGCCGGCGAGCGGAGAAAGGGGAATGTCACCGAGCGGCTGATGCGGGCCACCGCCGCCTCGTATGTGATCTCCCCGCTCGCCCTGGCCGCGGTGCAGCCCGACCCGGCCCGCTTCCGTGACCAGCTCTCGGCGCGCTGGATGCTCGCCGTCGCAGCGCGTCTCGTACGGGATGTCGGCACCCTGATCACGGGAGCCACGAAGGCCCGTAAGCGGCTCGCGACCTATGCGCTCGACGGCGAGGTGCGCTTCGCCTCCGCCGCCGACCGGGCCGCGTTCGTCGAGGAGCTGACACAGGGCGTCGGTGCGCTGATCGCCAAGTACCACGACGAGAGCGCCGAGGGCGGCCGCGACCACCGCATCGTCGTCGCGCTCCACCCCACGGTCAAACCGGACCCCCACGCCACCAGGGCCATCGAGGAGCCGTCATGA
- a CDS encoding SRPBCC family protein, whose translation MSKEFEIVREFEVDASPEEVWDAITTGTAGWLWPMEYEPREGGAAPFGGTVAAWDPPRRLTGRTEDAEGVSQQTFNQLDHLIEPREGGGSWVRYVHSGILVEDWDNQYDGANKHTDFYLHTLRQYLTYFTGRAATFATLDAPGASNAPDGLEVVSRGLGLADDAKEGTTVRVEVPGTGPVDAVLDYRNAYFVGLRTDEAMYRVFGRNHFGAPVGVSVHDFAGGADARKTEDAWRTWLTGLFA comes from the coding sequence ATGTCCAAGGAGTTCGAGATCGTCCGCGAATTCGAGGTCGACGCCAGTCCCGAGGAGGTGTGGGACGCGATCACCACCGGCACGGCCGGCTGGCTGTGGCCCATGGAGTACGAGCCGAGGGAGGGCGGCGCCGCGCCCTTCGGCGGCACGGTCGCCGCATGGGACCCGCCGCGGCGTCTGACCGGCCGCACCGAGGACGCGGAGGGCGTCTCCCAGCAGACCTTCAACCAGCTCGACCACCTCATCGAGCCGCGCGAGGGCGGCGGCTCCTGGGTGCGCTATGTGCACAGCGGCATCCTGGTCGAGGACTGGGACAACCAGTACGACGGTGCCAACAAGCACACCGACTTCTATCTGCACACCCTGCGGCAGTACCTCACGTACTTCACCGGCCGCGCCGCCACCTTCGCGACTCTCGACGCGCCCGGCGCCTCCAATGCCCCTGACGGGCTCGAGGTCGTCAGCCGGGGGCTCGGACTGGCGGACGACGCGAAGGAGGGTACGACCGTACGGGTCGAGGTGCCCGGCACCGGTCCCGTCGACGCGGTCCTCGACTACCGCAACGCGTACTTCGTCGGTCTGCGCACCGACGAGGCGATGTACCGCGTCTTCGGCCGTAACCATTTCGGTGCGCCGGTCGGAGTCAGCGTGCACGACTTCGCGGGCGGGGCCGACGCCCGGAAGACCGAGGACGCCTGGCGGACCTGGCTCACCGGCCTCTTCGCGTAG
- a CDS encoding SDR family NAD(P)-dependent oxidoreductase yields MTVTEDSPVYGRGIDPERLAVCLSVLDELDKLDVDHPHAIAVRRATAGIYRTVKQRRRQERRAAKTAHDKSVTEATATGSAERIDDETEGLLPSSSVTGEIAGILQRPRSCYICKTRYVEVDAFYHQLCQKCAAENRARRDARTDLTGKRALLTGGRAKIGMYIALRLLRDGAHTTITTRFPSDAIRRFKAMSDSDDWIHRLKIVGIDLRDPAQVVALADSVAAEGPLDILINNAAQTVRRSPQAYSELLAAESAPLPAGELPSSHVIGAFGSGAQAALPVGGGEGLSAQDVTDLALVTGSASLARIEAGTAIDAGGLVPDLHDTNSWVQTVSEVGPVELLEVQLCNSTAPFILISRLRPAMAAAVGKRTYVVNVSAMEGVFSRGYKGAGHPHTNMAKAALNMLTRTSAQEMFESDGILMTAVDTGWITDERPHPDKMRLADEGFHAPLDLIDGAARVYDPIVRGEDGDDLYGVFLKDYAPANW; encoded by the coding sequence ATGACGGTGACAGAGGACAGCCCGGTGTACGGCCGGGGCATCGACCCGGAGCGGTTGGCCGTCTGCCTGAGCGTGCTCGACGAGCTCGACAAGCTGGACGTCGACCACCCCCACGCGATCGCGGTACGGCGCGCCACCGCCGGTATCTACCGGACCGTGAAGCAGCGCCGCCGCCAGGAGCGCCGCGCCGCCAAGACCGCCCACGACAAGTCGGTCACCGAGGCCACCGCGACCGGCTCCGCCGAGCGGATCGACGACGAGACCGAGGGGCTGCTGCCCTCCTCGTCGGTCACCGGCGAGATCGCGGGCATACTCCAGCGCCCCCGGTCCTGCTATATCTGCAAGACCCGCTATGTCGAGGTCGACGCCTTCTACCACCAGCTGTGCCAGAAGTGCGCGGCCGAGAACCGCGCCCGCCGCGATGCCCGCACCGACCTCACCGGCAAGCGCGCCCTCCTCACCGGCGGCCGGGCCAAGATCGGCATGTACATCGCGCTGCGGCTGCTGCGTGACGGCGCCCACACCACCATCACCACCCGCTTCCCCAGCGACGCGATCCGCCGCTTCAAGGCGATGTCGGACAGCGACGACTGGATCCACCGCCTCAAGATCGTCGGCATCGATCTGCGCGACCCGGCACAGGTCGTCGCGCTCGCCGACTCGGTGGCCGCCGAGGGCCCGCTCGACATCCTGATCAACAACGCCGCGCAGACGGTACGCCGCTCCCCGCAGGCCTACAGCGAACTCCTCGCCGCCGAGTCCGCGCCGCTGCCCGCGGGCGAGCTGCCCAGCTCCCATGTGATCGGCGCGTTCGGCAGCGGCGCCCAGGCCGCGCTGCCCGTCGGCGGCGGCGAGGGCCTGAGCGCACAGGACGTCACCGATCTCGCGCTGGTCACCGGCTCCGCCTCGCTCGCCCGGATCGAGGCGGGCACCGCCATCGACGCCGGCGGCCTGGTCCCCGACCTGCACGACACCAACAGCTGGGTCCAGACGGTCTCCGAGGTCGGCCCGGTCGAGCTGCTCGAGGTCCAGCTCTGCAACTCCACCGCCCCGTTCATCCTGATCAGCCGGCTCCGCCCGGCGATGGCCGCCGCCGTCGGCAAGCGCACCTACGTGGTGAACGTCTCCGCCATGGAGGGCGTCTTCAGCCGCGGCTACAAGGGCGCGGGCCACCCGCACACCAACATGGCCAAGGCCGCGCTGAACATGCTCACCCGCACCAGCGCCCAGGAGATGTTCGAGTCCGACGGCATCCTGATGACCGCGGTCGACACCGGCTGGATCACCGACGAGCGCCCGCACCCCGACAAGATGCGCCTCGCCGACGAGGGCTTCCACGCCCCGCTCGACCTGATCGACGGCGCCGCCCGCGTCTATGACCCGATCGTGCGCGGCGAGGACGGCGACGACCTCTACGGCGTCTTCCTCAAGGACTACGCTCCGGCGAACTGGTAG